In Rhodopirellula islandica, the sequence TCGGGCCAGAGGGTGTCTCGGCATCATCCAAAGGATCAGACACAGATTGCGGAGTGCGACAGCAGAAAAGAGGAGAAAAGAAAGGCAATGCAAATTGTAAAGCATCTGGCCTTCGCCCAAACACTAACGCTCGACTGGAAGTCACCGCAAGAGCGTCGGAGCTAGTTCGGCCCCACTACCCCTGCAAGACGGCCTCGATCACGTGTCCCTTCACATCGGTCAATCGCATGTCGCGACCGCCAAACCGGAACGTGGATCGCGTGTGATCGACGCCCATCAAATGCAACATGGTGGCGTGCAGATCGTGAATTTCCGTTCGGTTTTCCACTGCTTTGTAACCGAATTCATCGGTCGCCCCGTAAGTCATCCCCGGCTGAATCCCGCCTCCCGCCATCCAAATGGAGAACCCAAAGGGGTTGTGATCGCGGCCATTGGCACCTTGCGCAAACGGCGTTCGCCCAAATTCCCCAGCCCAAACGACCAACGTCTCATCCAACAAACCTCGTTGCCGGAGATCCTTCAGCAATCCCGCAATCGGTTGATCCACCGCCAGGGCGTTGTTCTCGTGCCCTTTTTTCAGGTTGCTGTGTTGGTCCCAACGATCGGCACCGACATTCGGGCAAGTCAGCTCGATGAACCGCACGCCCCGTTCGATCAGACGCCGGGCGATCAAGCATTCCGCGGCATAAGTCTGCGTGGGTTTGTACTCCGCATCCAACCCGTACAATTTGCGAATGTGCTCCGGTTCGTCCTCGATGGACATCAAATCCGGGACCGCGGCCTGCATTTGAAACGCCAACTCATAATTTGAAATCGCAGATTCGATCGCGTCATGCCGAAGCCCATGACGCATCGCTTCGGAATCCAACTCGCCAATCAGATCCAAATGCGCTCGTTGGCGTCCAATGTCCGGCTCCGGGGACTGGATGTTCGCGACCGCGGTGCCATGTGGCTGGAAGACCGATCCCTGATAAGTCGCCGGCAAGAACCCGCTGCCAAAACAATCCAGACCGCCAGGAGGAATCAGGCCTCCGTTGAGTGCCACGAAACCAGGCAGGTTGTCGCATTCCGATCCCAGGCCGTAATTGACCCAGGCCCCCATGCTTGGTCGTCCCTGCAAACCACTTCCCGTGTGCAAAAAGTAGTTCGCAAACGTGTGCTCGGAAAACTCCGAGACCATCGAACGAACCACCGCCAATTCGTCGACGCATTCCGCGACATGCGGGAACAAACTGCTGACCGGAATCCCGCTCTCACCGTGCTGTTTGAACTTCCAAGGGCTGCCCAGAACCTTTCCGTTGTTGTTGAACTGGGTCGGCTCGACGCGAAACAAATCGCCCGGATCACGCCCGTCCATCTTGGTCAGCAAGGGCTTGGGATCGAACGTGTCGATCTGCGACGGCCCCCCATCCATGTAAAGGAAGATGACGTGCTTGGCCCTGGCTGGATGATGCACCCCATGGCCGGCATGCTCCGCAGCGGCTTCGTTCATGAGCGCCGCCAAAGCCACGCCACCGAACCC encodes:
- a CDS encoding DUF1501 domain-containing protein, which codes for MLAQTSMGFGGVALAALMNEAAAEHAGHGVHHPARAKHVIFLYMDGGPSQIDTFDPKPLLTKMDGRDPGDLFRVEPTQFNNNGKVLGSPWKFKQHGESGIPVSSLFPHVAECVDELAVVRSMVSEFSEHTFANYFLHTGSGLQGRPSMGAWVNYGLGSECDNLPGFVALNGGLIPPGGLDCFGSGFLPATYQGSVFQPHGTAVANIQSPEPDIGRQRAHLDLIGELDSEAMRHGLRHDAIESAISNYELAFQMQAAVPDLMSIEDEPEHIRKLYGLDAEYKPTQTYAAECLIARRLIERGVRFIELTCPNVGADRWDQHSNLKKGHENNALAVDQPIAGLLKDLRQRGLLDETLVVWAGEFGRTPFAQGANGRDHNPFGFSIWMAGGGIQPGMTYGATDEFGYKAVENRTEIHDLHATMLHLMGVDHTRSTFRFGGRDMRLTDVKGHVIEAVLQG